The Trachemys scripta elegans isolate TJP31775 chromosome 6, CAS_Tse_1.0, whole genome shotgun sequence genome includes a window with the following:
- the TMEM252 gene encoding LOW QUALITY PROTEIN: transmembrane protein 252 (The sequence of the model RefSeq protein was modified relative to this genomic sequence to represent the inferred CDS: deleted 1 base in 1 codon), protein MLCLTMKMPKKFLSLFRIFVLLTGFSIICMGAFCISTGSSLCRCGNNLPVAYSLLPLGFLLLVTGIFWSTYHEVRKNKNLFYIFQRNPSHRERHINTIDRPDFYPPCYEDSTDPGKQTFPISLSLSAREEELYNIPPPLYTESSMEFIDETSLQEEQPPSYEMSVQQQQPTTEHDSNTEGVSGTCMHPCQESVANNTNCERTLEGPKHVSYSETKSVIKTLNVQSGVGKDMGQCYIILLYYTNGCNSCLGTALTTIHSGGIREVV, encoded by the exons ATGCTGTGTTTAACCATGAAGATGCcaaaaaagtttctctctctctttcgtaTCTTTGTGCTCTTAACTGGCTTCTCAATTATTTGCATGGGAGCCTTTTGCATTTCCACAGGCTCCTCTCTGTGCAGATGTGGGAATAATCTGCCCGTTGCTTATTCTCTGTTACCTTTGGGGTTCTTACTCCTTGTGACTGGGATTTTCTGGAGCACGTACCATGAagtcagaaaaaacaaaaacctgttctATATTTTCCAGAGAAATCCCAGCCATAGAGAAAGGCACATCAACACCATAGACAG GCCTGATTTCTACCCTCCGTGCTATGAAGATAGCACGGATCCGGGAAAGCAGACTTTCCCAATATCACTCTCCCTTTCAGCAAGAGAGGAAGAGCTCTACAACATCCCTCCACCACTGTATACTGAAAGCAGCATGGAATTCATAGATGAAACCAGCCTTCAGGAGGAACAACCACCATCATATGAAATgtctgtgcagcagcagcagccaacaACCGAGCATGACTCAAATACAGAAGGAGTTTCAGGCACTTGT ATGCACCCATGCCAGGAGTCAGTTGCTAATAATACGAACTGTGAAAGGACTTTAGAGGGACCAAAGCACGTCAGTTATTCCGAGACAAAGTCAGTGATTAAGACACTGAATGTGCAAAGTGGTGTTGGAAAAGACATGGGACAGTGCTATATAATACTACTGTATTATACTAACGGGTGCAACAGTTGCCTGGGGACAGCATTGACCACAATCCATTCAGGTGGCATTAGAGAGGTTGTTTGA